CAGGCGGCTGTGACCCTCAGCACCGTTTCGCCCAGCCCATGTGTCCCCAGGCGTTGCCAGCCCCGGTCCCCACCACGGTCCTTTGGAAGCATGTTTCCGGTACCGTCTCCTGGAACTGCAGCGCGGTGAACATTGCCTTCAGCCGCTAGTCCTCCTCActtgtgttttcctttcctgaagGGATCATGGCTCATTTCCGCGGGGGCTTCTTTGCCTCAACTTTCCAGGGGGGCTCCTCACTGTAGCCAGTCCACCCCACGCCAGGGTGGAGGTTCCCCAATCATGGGATGCTCCCCAGGGATGGCGTCATTGTAAGTGATAGGCAGACCTGGCGTTAAATAACAAAGCGAGACAAGTGGATAGTTCCCTTTGAGTAGTCCCGACAGTTACTCACCGTGGAGTCCAGGCCAAGCCTTGTTCATCACTTTTGCTCTTTGAACTGTCACACCAACCGGGAAGGGAGATCCTAGTCAGGAGCCCGTTTCCCAAAGGCCAAACTACCTACAGTACAAGGAGGCTCCGGAGGCAGGCACACGGTGCTGGGGAGTGGTGCCCTGCTTCTGTGCTTTGGTCGCTTCGCAGCTGAGAGAGGGAGTCGGTGAGAAAGCTCCCCTTTGGCCCAGAGCTGTGTCCTCAGCCCGTCTCTACCATGTCCAGCTCAATCCTGGGGGCGACCAGAGTGACAGAATAGGAATGGATTTATGACTTTGTGGCTACCTTCTGACTCTCTCCTTCAGTAGTGTTCAAGAGGTTTCTTTTGGTATAACATATTTCGGAAAATCgctgaaaagaaaatggtcaggaaATCCGGATGCAGGTGACAGCAGAAATGGCAGGATCCTTCTGTATGTGTCAGGAGGACGGCGACTGTGTGACTCACGGCTTTCTACTTGTAGTGTCAACGGCTCTTGGCGGGAAGGCCGGATAACCCTCTCAGGGGAACTGGTCCCAGGCTCACAGGGTTGATGAGGACGGCCCAGAGCACAGAGCTAAACACACCATCCTTGCTTGCGTGTCTGGAAGGAGGACAATGTCTCCTAGGCTAATGATAACacataaataaagagataaataagtgAATCGGTGATCCGATGGATTTACTCACTGAGTGCCCAGTAGGTTCTGACCTTCTTTGCGTGTATTCAATTCTGTAATCCCGAGAGCCAGACACTATTATTTTGCCCTTTAGAGCAGAGGAGACTGAGCCAGAGAGAGGTTATGTCACAGTGCTGTATGTGACACAGGTGGGACTGGCCCTCCTGCAGGCTGACTGCAGCCCCCCGCCCAACCGGACACCATGTCATCCCATGAAAGGTGAGAACACGGAACACCTGGCACAGCGGCGGCAGTGGGAAGGCCCTGAGCTGGCAGGCAGAGCCCTCTGCACAGCTCtgtgacctctctgggcttcagcctcccacctctgcagccAGGAGCGCAGCTGGACCGTCTCCGAAGACCCTTGCAGCCCTGAAAAAGGAGAGGCCGGATTCCGCCTCCAGTGATGTCATGACCGGCACCCTGTGGCCGGGAGGTGGGACAGCTGTAGTGTAGGCGCCGTCCTCTGAGTAcaggctgtgtgcccttgggtaagttgcttaacctctctgcaaTTGGCACCCTCACTCCAGACCTTGCAggttcactgagcctgtgcaaatGCTGTGGCGGTGCCTCGTTCCATGGGGCTTGTTGGAGAACCTCCCCACGCCCTCTGGCACCGGATAAGCAAGGTTCCTATCCATCTGTGCCCTCACCATGAGCTTGCTTGCAAACCAGGGAGCCTTTCTCCAGGAGCTTGTTGGGAGCTCAAGGATTCTCTGTGCACAAATGTCAGTGTGGAGAGAGCGATCATAAAGGACACCGTTCGGGAAGCCCGAGCTAGGAGCGGGGCCACTATCTGGCTTATTCCCCCTCAttgaaattaatcttttttatcgaaaggaggaaatgaaatctcCGAGAGTATCAGTGACTTGCCAGGTCAGGAAGTGGCGTGCTGGCTGTGAACCCGAGTGCCTGACACCGACACCCACGCACGCAGAACGGGCCGGCTCCTGAAATGCCCCCCTTCACACAGGGCACCTGTGGGCAATCTTGCTCCTGACTTCTGAGCCAcgtgtctcctctttctctccgaGTGCCCATCAACTAGGCGTTCCCTCCCCAGACCGCCAGGGGGCGCAACACCTGAAATATATTACCTGTTCCCTCAGCACACACTTCTTGCTAATAAACAGCACCAGGCCCTCCGCACTGCAGCACCACCATCACTCTGCAGAGGAACACGTGAAGTCCTTCTTCTGAAAGCAAGTCTCAGGGAAACAGCTGGGAAATTCCCACCAAATTCAAATCACTATCGGGGTGTCAAGTAGCCACGGGCTGCATTTGAGGGAAGGGAAGATGTCAGCCTGATCTAGGGAGGAACTTGCGAAGACTCAGAGCCAAGGCCCTGCAGGGAGCTGTCACGGGTGGCGAGTGTCCTGTCAGTAGCCCTGGGCAAGCCAAGACTGATGTTCcctgtggggaggcagggggcagagctGCTCCAGGCGTGTGTGGTCCGCACAGTGGGGCGTCTGTGAAGCGTTCCCAGGACTCGGGCACACCTTCAATGTAAGTGCAGCATATGAAAGCGTCCAGCTTTCAGAATTGCTCCTCCACGTATGAAGGTGATTTGACGTGTTGAAGGGAAAAATGGGTGTCACATATCGTgtccttttctattttatctcaGCGATTCTTTTTACTGACCAGGGTTAAAACGGTGGCAGAAAATACAAATAGGTCTTTCCAGGGTGTTTTAGACGCCAGTCGCGTGTAGAAGTCAAACAAGAGGGGTGTGGGATTCCATCCCCTCTGGGTACTTTTCCAGGCTCTCATCACCGAGGACTGAGTTTGGCAGGGGCccccagagaaggaaaatgagaaatggacAACGTTCTCTGCAATCCATACTCGTAAGGGGAATAGAGGGAGTGTGTCCTCTGTGTGTCCAGTGCCCTATGTCATCTGGCGAGGCTTTCATTTGGAgctgagaaactgaagctcaacttAACCTAAGGGGCTAAGACGCTCCGTGTGcgtgtgttttggggggtgggggggtactcTTTGGTCCAGAGCCGAGGTCTCTGCACGTCCCGTCCAGTTCCCCACGCCAGCCCTGATGGGCACGGCgtctctttgttcaagacagaagaaggaagacAGAGCCAGAATAAAGTCAACAACTTTTATTACAACTCACGTATTTCATAGAAAAAGGAATGTAGCGTCAGGTCCGCTTGTATGAAAAACGGTAAAATGCAGGTTTGTCCTGGTTGCCCTGTTGACACCTGGGGCAGGCTCTCCGCGACATCAGGCACAGCAGCTGCACTTGTCCGAGGCCCCTTTGCAGACGCAGCCCTGGGCACACTTGGCGCAGCCCacggggcagcaggagcagcagcctggGGAGGCAAGGGCAGCGTGCAGTCGGACCACGCGTTGTCCGCACCCACCCTTCCCAACAGCAGGCCTGGCCCAGCCGCCCTCAGGCCCAGACCCTGAGTTTACGACGGTGTCCTCTGTCCTGAGAGAATTGCTCTCGGGCACTAGGTTCAGGTTGCCTGCCCCATCTGTGCCCAGGACAGGGCACAGCGCCTTGGAGAGACACTGAGCAGGGCCTCTGGAGACAAGACAAAGccagcccccagcaccaccagTGATGTGAGCCAAGTCCTCAGGATCAAAGTGGAGGCAAACCCCTCACAGAGCAGCTCCCGCTCGGGGTAGGGAGGCTCTGGGCTGCTTCGACAGGAAGGGGCTGCACCAGGTCCGAGAAGCCACACAGGGTCACTCGTTCATGTCCCTACTGTGCTTCAGTCCCTGGGAGGATTCAGAAGCGTGCCTCAGGAGGCAGGAGGACTAGTTCTAGTGACAGGTCTGAGGTCGTTGGTCGGTGAcccgtctgggcctcagtctccctgt
This genomic window from Mesoplodon densirostris isolate mMesDen1 chromosome 19, mMesDen1 primary haplotype, whole genome shotgun sequence contains:
- the LOC132480309 gene encoding metallothionein-1E, which codes for MDPNCSCPTGGSCSCAGSCTCKACRCTSCKKSCCSCCPVGCAKCAQGCVCKGASDKCSCCA